In Thermoplasmata archaeon, the DNA window CCCCGTGACGAACGCCTCCGGGAAGTACCAGTTCTTCCCGGTGTTCGACGGATCCAAGCAGACGGACCCGTTTCCCGTACCGGCGTACGGGAACGCGACGATGCCGTTCCCTCTGACCCTGACGCGAAGCTCGGACGCGGGCCGTTTCGCGGCGATCCAGAACATCACGGCGTACTCGGTAGCCCACCTCGGCGGTACGTCCTCCATGGTCTGGAACGTGTGGGTCCTCGTGAACTTGGACATCGGCGGCATTCCGGCGCCGTCGTCGCTCTCCCAGGCGGGGTACTTCACGGCGATCAGTCGCGTGCAGTTCACGGAAGGCGTAGACTACGGCGAGGGGGCGATCGTGCCTGGCCCGTAACTCGAGGCGGCGCCTCGAGCGGTTCGCGCGAGGGGTCATCCTCACTACGCTCCTGAGCCTCGACGTGGGCTACGTCCTCTTCCTGGCGGTCTTCCCCACGGTTTCGTTTCCCGCCTCCGGGGAAGCGCCTTTTCCGCTCGTGTTCCTGCTTCTCGCGGCGTCCGCGCTGGTGGCGGGGTTCGCCGCGGAGGACCTCCTCGTGGGGATCGGCGCGGCGGTCTTCTCCTTGTTCGGGGGCGTGCTCGTGGCGGGGCTCATGGGCCTCTCGCCGCTGGCCTCAGGGTTGTACCTCTTCGACCCGGGCTCCATGTTCGGCTTCCTCGTCCGCGACGGGTTCGTCTTCCTCGTCCTGGCGTTCACGATCAACCTGGTCGGCGTCGTCGTGGGCTACGGTCTGCGGGAGCGACTCATCGTGCAGCGGCCCCGTACCTTCGCGGAGTCCGTGGCGATGCATCGCAAGTGATTTAACGCGACGCCCCATCGTGGCCCCCGTGCTCGTCGCCGTCACGGGGACGCCCGGGACCGGGAAGACCTCCGCCTGCGACGTCCTCGCCCGGCGGGGCTACGCGGTCGTGGACCTGGATGACCTCGCCCGGAAGGGCGGGTACGTCGTGGGGCGGGACGAGGCGCGGCAGACGGATGAGGTAGACGTGGACGCCTTGCGGGAACACCTTCGCATTCCTTCCAAGGTCGCATTCCTCCGGTCCCACTACAGCCACCGCATGGACGTCGATCTTGCGATTGTCCTCCGGTGTCGTCCTTCCGTCCTCGGGAAGCGCCTGGAGGCCCGAGGCTGGCCGCCGGAGAAGGTCCGCGAGAACGTCGAGGCCGAGGCCATCGATGTGATCACCCAGGAGGCCGCCGAGCGCCTGCCGCGGGTCTACGAGGTGGACACCACGACGCTGAATTCGGACCAGACCGCCGACGCCGTCCTCGGTATCCTCCAAGGGCGGACGAAGGGCCGCGAGCTCGGCTCCGTCGACTGGAGCGAGGAGGTGCTCTCGTGGTACTAGATCGCTTCCGACCCGCGGCGGATCGATTGCTCGTGCCCCTGGCCTCCCACCTCGGGGGGGTGAACCCGAACACGATCTCTTGGATCGGCCTTCTCGCGGCGGGCGTGGCGGGCGTGGGCTTCTACGTCGGCGGCACGGGGTTCCTCGTGCTCTCCTTGGTCCTGATCGTCGCGAGCGCCTACTTGGACGCGCTGGACGGGAAGGTCGCCAAGATGTTCGGCAAGGCGTCCGCGCGCGGGGACTTCATCGACCATGTGTTCGACCGCTATGCGGACGTCTTCCTCCTAGGCGGCATCGCGTTCGGCGTGTACTGCCGTCTCTGGGTCGGATCGCTGGCCATCATCGGCGTTCTGCTCACGTCGTACATGGGGACCCAGGCCCAGGCCGTCGGGCAGGGTCGCCACTACGGGGGGCTCCTGGGGCGGGCGGACCGTCTCGTCCTCCTCTTCCTCGGAGGGTTGCTCCAGCTGGTGGCGGCCCCCTCGGGTGGCGTCCTCTGGGGCGTTGCGCCCGTGAGCTTCGGGCCACTCGAGTGGATCATGGTCCTGTTCGCAATCCTCGCGAACGCGACCGCGGTCCAACGGGCCGTGGGAATCTGGCGCGGCTTCGGCGGCGCTGCTAAGGGCCCGTAGGTCGCGAGCTGGACGAGCCTCGCACCGGCATCGCAGAGGCGCCGGGCCAAGTCCGTGACGCAGATGCGCAGATTCGAAGGGACGTCCCGGTTCCCTGAGAGGTACCCGCCCGTCGTCCCGTCCGGCCAAGAGGCTTTGCCAGGGAGCGCCGCGCTCACACGGCCGTGGCGGCGGTCTCACCCGGAGGCCGCCGTTCCCGCCCCTTAATCGTGTAGTACGACAGGGGGTGCTTGATGTGGAGGCAAAGGCGGTCCGGGCCCGGGCAAATGCCGTACGACTTCATCGTCGAGCATTCCGGCGGCGTGTATTCCGTGGCCGACGTCGTCCCCGTAATGTGGTCGATCTGGTACTTCGTCACGTCCGCGGCGAAGTCCGGGACGTCCCCGAAGACCCGGAAAATCTCCTCGTTGCCGAGGCCGATGTGGTGGAGGAAGGAGACGATCGCGAAGCGGCCCATGTGGGGCACGTTCTCGTGGTTCTGGATCTGGGCCAGGAGGTTGTACATGCACGGCGGGAAGCGGGTGATGCTCACCTTGCAGATGTCGTCCGCCTTGAACGTCGCCTTCTTCGCCTCCAGGAGCCCGTGAATCTCCCCGAGGTCGCGGCGGAAAATCGCTTCGATCGCATCGTTCACCGGGATGGGCAGACCCTCCTCGATGTGGCGTTCGATCGCGTTCCGCATGATCCGGAGGACCTTGGGCCGTAGCAGGTGCACGTAGCCCGCATCGAGCTTCTGGTTGATCAGCTTCCACGGCGGCTCCCGCATCGTGTTCGTGAAGCGCAGGAAGTCCGCGAAGTGCAGGCGGAACCCTCCGTCCTCCCGTCGGAGATCCAGCCCGAGCTCCGCGGCAAGATGGAGCACGAAGCTGTCCGCCTCCGTCTCCAGGCGCAGTTCGGCCGCCATGGCCTCATGGAGGGCGAACCGACGGATCAGGTAGTGGTCCGCGTTCGCGGACACGAGGATGCGCGCTACGGGGTACGCGAGGAGCTGCGCGAGCTGGTCCGCCATGTCGATCGCCACGCGTTCCGTGGGAGGTCCCTTCTCCAGCGCCTCGATCACCCGGGCCTTGCCAAGAACCCGCGCCCGGTCGAACGCGCTCTCCGACAGGAGGTCCTCGAGGGTGATCTTCTCCGCGCGGATATAGGCGGCCGCCTCCCGAAGGAAGGGGAACTTGGCGAGGCTCGCGAGTTCCACGGCCGGAGGAACGCGCCCGGGTGTTAAAAGGGCAACGAGGGGCACGGTGAAACCGGCCCGCCGGTCGGTCGGCTGCGTGCCACGCTGTGCATTTCCCGCATGCCAAATTCGAACGGTGCGGTAGAGTATGAACCCAAGGCTTACCCCGGCCCACCCTGGTGGTGCCGGCGAGGTCGAGACGCGTGAAGCTGTGGCAGTCGCTCTTTGCGATGATCTGGATCACGTTCGTGGAGTTCCTGCTGGTCATGGCAACCCATGTGCCGACGTTCACGTCTTGGGCCACCGTGTTGACCTACCTGCACGCGGCCCTCGGATTCGGAATCGTGCTGCTCGCGTTCAACAACTTCGCGGGCGTCCGGGGCACCACGATCGCCGGCCGCGTCAAGCGCACGGCTCAATCGACCTTCCAGCTTTCCATCCTCATGGCCGTGTTGGGTGTCATTCTCCTGTTCCCGGACTACTTGACCTGGTCCATTCCCCTGATCGGCGTCACCCTGTTCTATGCGATCGTGTTCGTCCACGTCGTGAACGCCTTCGCGATTATCACTCAGGCGGCCGCCGTGGCCATCGCGTACGACATGTGGGAGGACAAGGAGTTCGCCCAAGAGACCCAGGTAGGCGAGATCCCGCCCATGCCCACTCCGACGAAGCCCGAGTCCAAACCGTAGCGCGAAGGTCTTAGTAGGCTCGGGCCATCGGCTCCGCATCCATGACGGAGCGGAGCGGCTACTTCGCGGTGCACTCCCAGGGACTCGGCCACGCGAGCCGGTCCGTGGCCCTGGCCCGGGGCGTCCTGGAGCGTCGGCCCGACCTCTATTTCCTCTTCCTCGCGGGGTCGCCCGCCCTGGATCTGGTCGTCGCGAGTGGCTTCGACGCGCTTACGATGCCTCCTGCGCCCGACTTCCCCTCGGCGAACGGGGTCCTCGATCCCGTCTCCTGCTGGTACCGGGAGTACGCACGGTATCTGCGTGTCGCAGGCCGATTCATGCGCAAGGAGGGCGACTGGGACTACTATCGCTTCCTGATCTCGGACAGCGAGCTGGCCTCCGTACGGGAGGCGGTTCGCCACGGAGTACCGACCACCCTGATCGTGAACGAATTCGCCCGCGACTTCGCCCGCGATCCCGTGTCCCGGGGCTGGGAAGCCCTCGGGAACTTCTGGTTCTCCCGGCTCGCGCGGCGGATCGACCTGATCCTGGTCGCGGACCGCGGACCCGATTGGCCGAACGTTCGTCGGATCGGGCCTATCGTCCGGCCGCCGAGCGCCTCGCGGGAGCAGCTGCGGGAGGATCTTGTGTTCCGGAAGAAGACCATCCTCGTGACCGCAGGTGGCACCGCCATCGGCGAGTTCCTGCTGAAGACGGCAATGGAGGCGTTCCGCGACCTCCGACTCGAGGACACGTCCATGGTCGTCGTGAGCGGGCCTAAGATGAAGGTGGACCCCGCACCCGGCGTGTACACGTACGGGTTCGTGCCCAACCTGCAGGACTTCGTGTTCGCCGCGGACCTCGTGATCACGCTCGCCGGGAAGGGGACCGTCCACGAGGCACTCACATCCGGCACCCCCGTCATCGCGATCCCGCCCAAAGGCCACGCAGAGGCGGAGCGGAATGCGGCGGCCCTCGGCTACCACTTTGAGGACGTGTCGCGCCTTCGCACGCTGATCCCGGAGAAGCTCGCGCTCGGACGGCTGCCGCCGCACCCTAGTGGCAACGAAGACGCCGTGCGACTGCTCGCCGAGTTCTTGGACCGGGATTCCACAAAGGGCTAGCCCCGATGTCAGGCCAGCGTCGCGGGAGGGTCACACCGGTGTGCCTCGGTGCGACGATTGATTGATGCAGGCCTGACTAGCCTCGGTACGTCGGATGCTCCTTCTTCCCCCTCGCTTTCGTCTGCACCCAGACCGCCATCTGGTAGAGGAGCGACGAGAGCCGGTTCAGGTACCGGAGCAACTCCGGGTTCACCGGCTCCTTGTGTGCGAGGGCAACGACGCGTCGCTCCGCGCGGCGGGCTACGGTCCGGGCCCAGTGCAGGCGGGCCAGCGCCTCGGAGCCGCGGGGCAGGAGGAACTCGGTCACGGGGCCCACGTCGAACGCGGCCAGGGCGGATTCGAGATCGGCGACGTACTCCTTCGTGATCCGAGGCAACTTGGCCTCCCCGCGGCCCGTCGTCGCGAGTTCGGCGCCCACGGTGAATAGGTCGTCCTGGACCTTGCGGAGCGCGTCGCGGACCGCGCGGTTCCTCTGGACGGCCAGGGTCACGCCGAGGACCGCGTTGAGCTCATCCACCGCGCCCATGGCCTCCACCCGCGGGTCGTCCTTTGATATTCGTTCGGGCCCCAGGAGTCCCGTGGTCCCCTCGTCGCCGCTCCGCGTGAACAACGTGGGCATGGTCATCCCACCCAGGGGGCCGCGTCCTTGGGGGATGGCGGGCGCGGGAAGATCTCGGGATGGAGGATGTGGGCTAGGATCTCGATGCCGTCCACGAGCCTCGGTCCGGGCCGGCTGAAGTACGCGGATCCGTCGGCGACCCAGACGCGGTCCTTCCGAGCCGCGGGGAGATCGCGCCACCAGGACTGCGCCGCGAGTGCGGTGGCCTCCGTCCGCGCGCGGTCGAGATGGAAGCCGCAGGGCATCAGGATGGCGACCTCTGGGGCGGCGAGGAGGAGTTCCTTCGGCTCGATCCGCCGCGACGGCTCGCCGGACTTCACCAGCGCATCCGCGCCTCCCGCGATATCCACCATCTCGGGCACCCAGTGGCCCGCCAGGAAGAGGGGATCGACCCACTCGATGCACACCGTGCTCGGCCGTGCCGAAGCCTGGGCGGCGAGGAAGCCCACCCGCTCGATCCGCTCCCTGAGCTCCTCGACCACGTTCTTCGCGGTCCCCGCGGCCCCGCAGGCGGCTCCGACCCGCTGGATGTCCTCGAGGACGTCCTTGAGGGAGTGGGGGTCCAACGCGAGGATTCGGGGTTTCTTCGCCAAGCGTGCGGCGACCGAGCGGACGTCGCTCACGGATGGCGCACACACCTCACAAAGCCCCTGGGTCAGGATCACGTCGGGCGCGGCCTGCCGCATCCCCTCCTCGTCGATCTCGTAAAGGGGGTCACCGCGCGCGAGCGCCGTTCCGACCCGCTGGCTGATGTCCGCACTCGTGGAACGGTCCGTGTCCACGCGGGCGCGGCTCAGCGCCGGTCGGTCTCGCGCCGTGGGCGGGTAGTCGCACTCGGGCGACACGCCGACGAGATCGCCGTCCAGGTCGAGCGCGAAGCAGATCTCCGTCGCCGCGGGCAGGAGGGACACGATGCGCATGCGGGTCAGGGACCACGAAGGTTCCTCCGGCTCTTAACGCTTGTTCAGCGCCGATGCCCGCATGGTCCGGGAACCCTTGGACCGCGCGGTCTCAGACCCGGATTCGTCGGAACGCCAACACCGCGACGATGAACATGGCCAGGGCCTCGACCGCCAGGATCGTCAGCTCCAGGGAGACCAACGGCGTGAGGGCGTCGAAGATTCCCGCGCGGAAGACGTCCGTGGTGTAGGTGAGGGGATTCCCAAGGCTCACGATCTGGATCGCCAGAGGGGCGGAACCCGTGGGGAAGAACACGGAGGAGGTGAAGAGGAAGATGAAGAAGGCGAAGGTCGAGACCACCTGGAACGTCTCGGAGGACCTCAGCGCCACGGACACCGTGATCGCGAACGATCCGAAGAACACGGTCCCAAGGAAGAGGGCTGCCGCGATGAAGATCTGTCCCTGGATGGTCAACGCGATTGCGGCGCCGACAACCGGGAACGCGAAGGCGAAGACGAGGAGCGAACCCACGACACCGATGATCAGGGTCGCGAGGATGATGCTCAGGATGTATTGAGCTCGCGTGAGCGGCGCCATGAGGAGTTGCTCGAACATGCCGTTCTTCCGGTCGAACCAGAGCTGCGTGCCCGCATTCGTGCCGCCGTTGATGACCGTCAACGTCACCGCGCCGGTGGCGAGGTACTCGGCGTACCCAACGACCTTCCCCCCGAGGTTGAGCGTGAGCCCCGTTCCTCCAATCGCAGGCCCCTGGACGAAGATGAAGAACAGAGGGAAGATGAGCTCGAAGAACAGGGATGCGCGGTCGAGGTTCGCTCGAAGGTTGCGGTACACGAGCCGCACGTAGATGTTCATCCTAGGCACTCCCGGGGCCCGCATCGACGTTGTGGTTGTCCGTGACGAGGTTGATGAACGCGTCCTCGAGCGTCGTTTCCGCGATGTAGATGGAGGACACGGTCAGCTGGAACCGCTCCGCGAGGCGGTAGATTCCCGGGATGACGGACTCCGGCGTGCTCGTGGTCACCCGGTAGGCGCCCGTGCTCTCATCTTGGACCTGGTGCGTTACGCCGTCCAGTGTGGCAAGCGCGGCGGCCATTTCCCGGGAGTGGCCCTGGAGGAGCTTGAACTCGACCGCCTTGGCGCTCCCGAACCGGCGCTTCAGGTTCTCCGGCGTGTCCACCTCCACGATTCTCCCTTGGTTGATGACCGCGATCCGGTCACACAGGTATTCCGCCTCCTCGAGCACGTGGGTCGTGAAGAATATGGTGAGGCCTTGCTTGACCCGGTCCTTGAGGTAGTCGAGGACCGCGCGCCGGACGATCGGGTCCAGGCCGACCGTGGGCTCATCCAGGAACAGGAGATCCATGTCGTGGATGAACTCCCGGGCAACCTGGAGTCGACGCCGTTGTCCTGCGGAAAGGTCGACGGTCGGCTTCTTGCGGAACTCCTCCATGTCGAACCGCGCGATGAGCTCCTCGATCCGGCGTTTCCGCTCCGGCTTCGGGACGTCCCAGATGAGCCCGTAGATGTCCATGCTCGTCTCGACGTTCAGCCCCTGATCGAAACTGTCCTGCTGCTGGACCACGCCGATCCGAGCTCGGATCTTGCGGCCTTCCATAGCCAAATCGTGGCCCAGAATCGTCGCTCGCCCCGAGGTCGGCGGGAGGAGTGTGGTGAGCATCTTGATCGTCGTGGTCTTCCCCGCGCCATTCGGACCCAGGAAGCCGAAGACCTCCGCCCGGCGGATCTCGAAGCTGATCCGGTCGACGGCGGCCTTGTCGCCGAAGTACCGGGACAGTTCCTCGACCCGGACCGCGATCCCGTCGTCGTTCACGTGCTATTCCTCCGTCCGCCTGGTCTGACCGAGCCCGAAGGCATACCTGCGGGAGTATTTAGGTCTCCCTAATGAGAACGGAAGAGGGGGTAGAGACGCGAGCTCTACCCGGAGATCGAGGGTGCGATGCGCTCGAATCGCTTCGTGTCGACTCGGACGACCCCGTGCTCGATGATGTTCTTGCCGCCGTTCAGGTCTTCAATCGCTTTCGTCGTCAGAGCCAGAGCCTCCTCGAGACTCAGGTCCGGACGGTAACCCTTGTGAACCGTCTCAAGGGCATCATCCGCACCCTGGCCGATGGCGAAGCCGGAGCCTCGGAACGTCGTGCCGCTGGGGTCGACCTGGACCAGCTGGATGCCCAATTCATCCACGCCGGCCAGAATGATCGACGCACCGAGCGGTCGCACCGCGTACATGGTGAGCTGGTGCAGGTACTCGGAGAGATGGCGCGAGAGCGTGCCCACATCGATCGGGTTGTCGTACACGAGGCGGTGTTTCTGCGCCTCCACCCGGAGCTCGTCGATGAGCGTGGTCACGTCCCCGATGTAGCCGCTGCCCGTCGCGCCGATGTGGTCGTCCAGGACGAAGACCTTCTCTGCCGCTTCGAGGAGAGGCCGCGTGGGCTTGACCTGGCTCGAGAGCAGGGCGAAATCCTTGCCCTTCAGACCGATCGTCGTGGAGCCGCGGGAGACGGCCTGGAGGGCGTAGTCCACCTGGACCAGGCGGCCCTCGGGCGAGTAGAAGAAGGGCAGGCGTCCCATTTCCGCCGCCATCTCAGTTCGCCTCCCCGTGCCAACGTCCGTTCGGGACGACGAGGACGTCGACGCCATTCCCGCTGCCCGGGTCGCGCTCCATGGCCGCGCGGACCGCGGCCTCCGCAAGCTTGCCCGCGTCCTCCAGGGCGATGTCCTTGCGGTAGCCCTGCTCGAGCACGCCGTAGGCGATCGGCGAGCCGCTCCCCGAGGACATGAAGTCCTCCGAGGTCACGGCGCCGCTCATGTCGCTCGTGTAGACGTGGGCGCCTTCCTTGTCCACGCCCGCGACGACGAGTTCGACGTAGAACGGGCTGTAGGACTTCATTCCGTTGTACACGATGTTCGAGATGAGCTTCGCGCTCTCGCGCACGCTGAGCGGGTAGCCGCGCCGCAGGGCGAGCAGCCTCCGTTCCGCCTTCGCGAGGTTCACGAGGTACTCCGCATCGGACATCTGTCCGGCGATGGCGACGGCCGTCGTGTCGTCCAAGGCGAAGAGCTTCTGGACCACCTTGGATCCGACGAAGAACCCCTTGGACGCACGCTTGTCCGCCGCCAGGACGACGCCGTCCTTGCTGCGTATGCCAACCGTGGTGGTCATGTGTTGACCTCGGAGGGACCATGGCGGCGGTGGAGTAAGTTGACTCGAAGGGGGACGGCCCAGTCACAAAGAATGGGTTAGGCCACGAGCGCGCCGTAGCCCCGGGAGACCTCGCTCGCGATTTGCCGGAACAGGAGGTGTCCGAGTCGCGTGGCCTCGTCGAGGCGCTCGTGGGAAACGACGTTCGCGGTAATCGTGAGTTGTCCCGCGTGGATGCGGACGTCGAGCTGGATGGATTCGTCTTCCAGCGCCCACGAGAGGCGGAGTTCCTCGGTGGATTCGACTACGCCGTACCACCGCAGCGGCCCGATCCAGGATCCGCGGAGGGAGGCAACGAGGGCTCGTGCATCGACAT includes these proteins:
- a CDS encoding CDP-alcohol phosphatidyltransferase family protein encodes the protein MVLDRFRPAADRLLVPLASHLGGVNPNTISWIGLLAAGVAGVGFYVGGTGFLVLSLVLIVASAYLDALDGKVAKMFGKASARGDFIDHVFDRYADVFLLGGIAFGVYCRLWVGSLAIIGVLLTSYMGTQAQAVGQGRHYGGLLGRADRLVLLFLGGLLQLVAAPSGGVLWGVAPVSFGPLEWIMVLFAILANATAVQRAVGIWRGFGGAAKGP
- a CDS encoding adenylate kinase family protein, with product MLVAVTGTPGTGKTSACDVLARRGYAVVDLDDLARKGGYVVGRDEARQTDEVDVDALREHLRIPSKVAFLRSHYSHRMDVDLAIVLRCRPSVLGKRLEARGWPPEKVRENVEAEAIDVITQEAAERLPRVYEVDTTTLNSDQTADAVLGILQGRTKGRELGSVDWSEEVLSWY
- a CDS encoding cob(I)yrinic acid a,c-diamide adenosyltransferase → MPTLFTRSGDEGTTGLLGPERISKDDPRVEAMGAVDELNAVLGVTLAVQRNRAVRDALRKVQDDLFTVGAELATTGRGEAKLPRITKEYVADLESALAAFDVGPVTEFLLPRGSEALARLHWARTVARRAERRVVALAHKEPVNPELLRYLNRLSSLLYQMAVWVQTKARGKKEHPTYRG
- a CDS encoding ABC transporter substrate-binding protein, with amino-acid sequence MRIVSLLPAATEICFALDLDGDLVGVSPECDYPPTARDRPALSRARVDTDRSTSADISQRVGTALARGDPLYEIDEEGMRQAAPDVILTQGLCEVCAPSVSDVRSVAARLAKKPRILALDPHSLKDVLEDIQRVGAACGAAGTAKNVVEELRERIERVGFLAAQASARPSTVCIEWVDPLFLAGHWVPEMVDIAGGADALVKSGEPSRRIEPKELLLAAPEVAILMPCGFHLDRARTEATALAAQSWWRDLPAARKDRVWVADGSAYFSRPGPRLVDGIEILAHILHPEIFPRPPSPKDAAPWVG
- a CDS encoding ABC transporter ATP-binding protein; translation: MNDDGIAVRVEELSRYFGDKAAVDRISFEIRRAEVFGFLGPNGAGKTTTIKMLTTLLPPTSGRATILGHDLAMEGRKIRARIGVVQQQDSFDQGLNVETSMDIYGLIWDVPKPERKRRIEELIARFDMEEFRKKPTVDLSAGQRRRLQVAREFIHDMDLLFLDEPTVGLDPIVRRAVLDYLKDRVKQGLTIFFTTHVLEEAEYLCDRIAVINQGRIVEVDTPENLKRRFGSAKAVEFKLLQGHSREMAAALATLDGVTHQVQDESTGAYRVTTSTPESVIPGIYRLAERFQLTVSSIYIAETTLEDAFINLVTDNHNVDAGPGSA
- a CDS encoding proteasome subunit beta; its protein translation is MTTTVGIRSKDGVVLAADKRASKGFFVGSKVVQKLFALDDTTAVAIAGQMSDAEYLVNLAKAERRLLALRRGYPLSVRESAKLISNIVYNGMKSYSPFYVELVVAGVDKEGAHVYTSDMSGAVTSEDFMSSGSGSPIAYGVLEQGYRKDIALEDAGKLAEAAVRAAMERDPGSGNGVDVLVVPNGRWHGEAN
- a CDS encoding ABC transporter permease, with the translated sequence MNIYVRLVYRNLRANLDRASLFFELIFPLFFIFVQGPAIGGTGLTLNLGGKVVGYAEYLATGAVTLTVINGGTNAGTQLWFDRKNGMFEQLLMAPLTRAQYILSIILATLIIGVVGSLLVFAFAFPVVGAAIALTIQGQIFIAAALFLGTVFFGSFAITVSVALRSSETFQVVSTFAFFIFLFTSSVFFPTGSAPLAIQIVSLGNPLTYTTDVFRAGIFDALTPLVSLELTILAVEALAMFIVAVLAFRRIRV
- a CDS encoding proteasome subunit alpha (cleaves peptide bonds), with product MAAEMGRLPFFYSPEGRLVQVDYALQAVSRGSTTIGLKGKDFALLSSQVKPTRPLLEAAEKVFVLDDHIGATGSGYIGDVTTLIDELRVEAQKHRLVYDNPIDVGTLSRHLSEYLHQLTMYAVRPLGASIILAGVDELGIQLVQVDPSGTTFRGSGFAIGQGADDALETVHKGYRPDLSLEEALALTTKAIEDLNGGKNIIEHGVVRVDTKRFERIAPSISG
- a CDS encoding DNA primase large subunit PriL — encoded protein: MELASLAKFPFLREAAAYIRAEKITLEDLLSESAFDRARVLGKARVIEALEKGPPTERVAIDMADQLAQLLAYPVARILVSANADHYLIRRFALHEAMAAELRLETEADSFVLHLAAELGLDLRREDGGFRLHFADFLRFTNTMREPPWKLINQKLDAGYVHLLRPKVLRIMRNAIERHIEEGLPIPVNDAIEAIFRRDLGEIHGLLEAKKATFKADDICKVSITRFPPCMYNLLAQIQNHENVPHMGRFAIVSFLHHIGLGNEEIFRVFGDVPDFAADVTKYQIDHITGTTSATEYTPPECSTMKSYGICPGPDRLCLHIKHPLSYYTIKGRERRPPGETAATAV
- a CDS encoding glycosyltransferase — translated: MTERSGYFAVHSQGLGHASRSVALARGVLERRPDLYFLFLAGSPALDLVVASGFDALTMPPAPDFPSANGVLDPVSCWYREYARYLRVAGRFMRKEGDWDYYRFLISDSELASVREAVRHGVPTTLIVNEFARDFARDPVSRGWEALGNFWFSRLARRIDLILVADRGPDWPNVRRIGPIVRPPSASREQLREDLVFRKKTILVTAGGTAIGEFLLKTAMEAFRDLRLEDTSMVVVSGPKMKVDPAPGVYTYGFVPNLQDFVFAADLVITLAGKGTVHEALTSGTPVIAIPPKGHAEAERNAAALGYHFEDVSRLRTLIPEKLALGRLPPHPSGNEDAVRLLAEFLDRDSTKG